The genomic DNA TTTCTCTATCTTTCCATCATCTTCAACACAAATCTATAATTTTCAGTATTTTACAATGCATTTACATCCTCACTTACGTGCCATGGTTCCCTCTGGCTGCCTTTACTTCCCCCTAATTAAGTCACATGCAGATGAAGCCGCACTATCAGCAAATGTGGCTGAAACTTATCACTAGATCTTGATATTTATCATAATTGGggaattaataatattttggttaacattaattataattttgatttaataaaattagataattaaatagtttaataataGTTTCCAGATAagtttaaataatcaataaagataaattcaataCATTTAAAGGTTATAATTTGAGTAGACAATATTAGTATAAACCTGAAGATTTATGAGACCTTTGATGGGGTcctttaatataatatatattgattaagtCATCTCTTCAAACCTTTTCCTActgaaaactatcattttaaagAGGTTTTAGGAGCGAAAGACTAGTTATTTCAATACAATACTCTCAGTAGCTTTATGAATTTAGATTGTATGATATTTTAGGTATACCAATAACTTTAAAGTTTACAATTTATATGTAGATTTTGTGAAATCAGGATGACATGATTAAAGTTATATGGTCATGCAAATTAAATCTTACTATGAAATCAGAGCCAAACGCAATAGGTTATAATAATCTGAAAATCTGGAATTGAAAACAGGATTTACATTGCATGCATTAGAAACTTGACACACTCACACACCTAAACTGTAAATCTTTGTACAGAAGCAAGTTAGATGCTGCCTTGGAGCTTTCATGGTGATTAACGACGTGGATGGCTCAACTAGAGATACAATAAGTAGGTTGATGTATCATTGTTCATCTTATTTAGCTTGATTgcactcttcttcttcttaggTACATCTTCATCTTGATGGCAATTCTTACGGCAATTCCTTTCAAAGCAGACAAAATAGCCCATTTATTTATCTACCTTAGATTGGAAATCCGGTGCCCATGATTTCATATTCATTTCAGCAGATCATGAACTATAATAACtttgtatatcaaatatatgattgggtaaaaagttatattatgtATCACATCATCCAATTATCAATGCCTAAAGATACAAAatttgtatacttatttttttttatgagaaactaactaatttaacattttaaaaaaaaatcatattatattattttaatttacgTTTTACGTATTATACGAATATAACCAAAATCGCAACTTCATATTCCTTTTACCCTTATCCATAAGACCATAACCTTAAGAAATGAGAAACACTGTTTTAGGGTTAGCTATTATGTATGGTACTGTTTACAAGCATCGTTCGGTTGGGCGTGGGATGGGCAGATAAGTGCGATGCTGttctaaaacattatttatgagATATTGTTTACTAACATTGTTAATAGGATTAACTGGTAAGTGTGGGATAAACAAATAGACACAGTATTGTTTATGGATTCTATTTATGGGATAGACGGGTAAATGGATAGTGTTTATGATGTTCATGTTTCTTTTTGTGtacttttatattattcttctttAAGATTGGAAAGCGGGtaaaatgaatatgaacttgGGGTCTTAGGTATGCATAAAAAGTGGACTAAATTGTATTGTATGatgaaaaaagttaaataaattaatttccctCTTATGAGGAATAGAATATCATATACTATTTTAGTAGTTTGGAGTATAGTTAGTAAATAtaggaacaaaaaaaaaaaaggtttcaaattatatgggtataatacggtgaataatgaaaaatatgtttataaaaaaaacgcCTTTAAAATTTGCATATTGAAAAAGTATGGAATATGTATATACGGATACAATATAACATATCGTCAATAATACTGAAAAAGTATAGAATTACCTATtgaaaattaatacaataattcaaatataaaatatttaattaactattaaactcaatatatcataatatataatcaaaattctttatataaGAAGTAACGTATCAATTagttagaaaaaataaacaaattaattatcttagatttcaaactttaaattaaagtgaatatttgtataaaccatagaagaagaaaacataaaattaaggctaaaaattaagaaaaaaaatattgttggattttttttaaatgacaataacatttttataaataattaaaaatagaaaagacaattttatactataaatttagttaaaaattaaaaaatatgaaaatataaaatatgatgtaTAATTTACGTTTAATACAagaagattataaaatatatatttaatatatttttggttggaaaattcttttaaatatatttaatatataaataatatagaatataaataatacatttatttacTTAGTATGGTTTGGAGTACAAGGGGAAGTATGAATATAGGGGGTGAATGGGTTTTAAAAGCCTTGACTTGGTTTGGTAGCAGCTCTCTTTCACGCAACGTGGGTTCAAAGCCAAGTAGAAAACAAATATTGATGTCTCTTCTTCCTTGAAAGGTTAATACTTAATAACCAAACTTCTGCCCTCTCACCTCTCTAGCTAAAATTTGCATTCTTCTCTACAAAAAAAAATGCCAAACCAAATTCCACCGACACCACCGCCATATCACCACCTCTTCCTTCTTCtcatcctcctcctcctctccTTCACCGCCACCAACGTCATTGCCACCACTACACAGAAATTCAAAGAAGCCCCACAATTCTACAACTCTCCAAACTGTCCTTCCATCCTTGAATTAGACAACATTAATGGCGACTGCCACATCACGTGCTCTCCCCAAGCTGTTCATGTAGCTATGACTCTAGACGCAGTCTATCTCCGTGGCTCCATGGCTGCAATCTTCTCTGTTCTTCAACACTCTTCCTGCCCTCAAAATATTCTCTTTCACTTCATCTCCTCCTCTGCCAGCAGAAATCACCTTCATGACACAATTTCTCACTCATTTCCTTACCTCAAATTCCAAATCTACCATTTTGATGGCACCGCTGTTGCAGGCCTTATCTCCACTTCAATCCGCTCAGCTCTTGACTGTCCACTCAACTATGCCCGAAACTACTTGGCCAGTCTCCTCCCTCCATGCCTCAAGAAAGTGGTGTACTTGGACTCGGATTTAGTCCTGGTTGATGATATTGCAAAACTGGCTGCTACACCGCTTGGTAACCAAGCCGTATTAGCAGCACCCGAGCACTGCAATGCTAACTTCACGTCATACTTCACCCCGAGCTTTTGGTCAAACCCCACATTGTCTTACACATTCGCCGGAAGAAATGCTTGTTACTTTAACACGGGTGTTATGGTCATTGACCTGGAAAGATGGCGAGAAGGAGAATACACAAGAAAACTGACAGAATGGATGGAGCTACAAAAGAGAATGAGGATCTATGAGCTAGGTTCTTTGCCTCCGTTTCTATTAGTGTTCGCTGGAAACATAGCGCCTGTTGATCACAGGTGGAACCAGCATGGCTTAGGAGGAGACAATTATATAGGCCTGTGTAGAGATTTGCATCCGGGTCCAGTCAGTTTGTTGCATTGGAGTGGCAAAGGCAAGCCGTGGATGAGACTCGATGCCAACCGGCCTTGCCCGTTGGATGCTTTGTGGACACCGTATGATCTCTTGCAAACACCCTTCTCTCTTGAGTCTTAGGATTTGGTGCTATATTTgtatgataataaaaatgttttattcaGTCATATAAGAAAAATCAAAGGTGAAGAGATCTATGAAGGTAGAATTAGAAGATCTCTATTTTTGTGTACAATACAATGCTTATGTTTTTGGTCTCATATGTACCTGAGAACAGTGAAATATAGTTACGGCTACTGAACAAAAAAACCAGGCCTCTTTACTCTTTGGCTGTGATCTCTTCATGGGTCATCTGTGAAAGAAAAATTCTGTCAAATTAGCTTGTCTCAATTTCTTTCCAAATTCTGCAAATCATTGCAGCCATAATTCTTTAATCTATCTTGTGGAGATCGGGTTCCATATTACTTGACACTTTAGTCACTTTAATTTGAGtattacttttttctctttttgcttCGTTGTTTGTTATCTTGTCTGATCAAAGCTAAACATTAACTTTGAAGGATTGACCAAATGATGAACTTTCTTACTATTCTTATAGCAAAGTAGTATTAAAAAAGTAAACCCACTAATTTGATTAGTGGAGGTAGGGTCTGATTACACCATGAGAAGTTAATTACCATTGCAATCAACAACAATTTTCCAGGTTGCCCCCCAGGCtaatttagatgataaaaaatgtgaaatttaaaaaaaaaaaaaaagtttaaatttgaaactcGTTGATCTCATACTAAATCAAACTCTTGATTATTAGGTGAGAGCTTATAAAACTAGTCATTACTTAAGATGATTGGTTCAATCCATAAATACAGTTTAACTCAATGAGGTTCCCCATCAGGTCAGCAGCGTCTCAAATTTCTCCATAAATTGtgcaattattttgaataaaacatGAGTAGTACTATGTACTGCAGGAGTTAGGAGCCTTGGCATTATGTGGTAATTTCCTCTTCCAAATTTCCAACATCAAAGTTGGGACCAGAAAAATAAAGGCGACCCCTCAACAGACCATCACCACAAATTACAATCAATCGTAACAACTCTTctgtttataaatatttcagAAAATCCTTTCTTCCATTGCACCTTCCATCACAGCTTATATATGCATTAGCATTTCcaatcaaaattttctcctaTAGAGAAATAGAAACAGGAGGAAGGATTTATCTGTCGTTTTATCAAGATCAAAATGGCCCAACTTTTGTTATTAGTCAATAATGAAATTCAACCCTAAACTAATTTAGACCCACTTACACTAACCACAGTACAAGCCAATTTTATTCTGACTTCTTTAATAGTTAATTTGGCACCTTTGAAAATATAGGTAGTAGCAGCTTCCAAAGCATTCATTTCAAGAACATCCAACTACGTACATTGACATTGACTTCttctaagaaaattaaataaaataaaaggttaATCAGCTTTAAATATTAGGgtttcaattcaagtttttgaCTACGTACATTGTTATGATAAGATTTGAATTCAGTCTCAACTATGCCAGCCCTCCTATTTCGCAACTCCAAATCGTGTCCGCATGAAAAGACAGAAAAGAATGTGTCATTATACCTAAAAAATAAACGCGTTTTCTTTTGTCTCTGTTAATTCAATTATATCTTTAGTAACACTTTTAAAATTGTCAAAGTTTGCGGTATGACAGAAGATTCTGTCTGTTACTTCCttgggaaaaagaagaaataccTCTGCTGCCTTTTCAAAAGTATAGACCCTACTGCCATTTCAATCCAATTATCACATATCTAATGGTAACAAGAGACTGTGCTTCAAGCTGTGAAACTCCTCAAGGCTGCAAGTTCATGTTGCCATTAATTACACAAATTCATCCACAATATTCATGCAATTAATTAATCGAATCacaatacaattatatgattTTCAAGCTTACAAGATATAAAACATCTAACATTAAAAGTTTTAGAGATTCAGGTAAATCTGATGTGTCATAATTGATACATAATTAATTCTGAATCTAATCgattattaatttaatgaaaccaatttttcttctctatatactacaaaataatgatattttgatatatgaatAATCGTGTATGCATTGGGAAAggagatatattattttttataataattttattagactCCCTCATCAAAAGTCTAATAAACTAAATGTCCAACATTAGCATCCTCATAATCCAGATTTTTCTATGAAGTGTTTGAGAAATTCAACAAAGTTATTCATAATATGCCCATAAAACTAAATTCGTTGAATTATACATTTATCCggattttgttaaattaaacgACATCAATGTTTGTCGAGTTTGTAAAAACTTCTAACAGTTCATGGTTAAATGCCAAGGAAATGTTGCTCTAAACTAAACTTCCTACCGATAAGATTATTTAGCTTCTTGTAGCAATGGGtaacattttctctcatttaatTCATTAGTATCAGGAGTAACCCAAGGCCGCCGTggaatagatatttaagttgTACCGACAGCCATTGTTGCGAGATCTCTGGCGCCTGGGGGATCTTCAACTTAATTTACTCTTCACCAATAAGAGTCAACTCATCGGgattataaatgtattaaatattaatcaactacttaatatattaataaactattattaaaaCGCTGTAGATTCTTAACTTTCAGTCAACTCATCTAAGTTCATGCACAATAATATAATGCCTGGATCTAACATGGGATCCGTCTTCCGGAGGACAATTAGTCCTGGAAATTTAATGCCATGTAGAAATTAAGGAGAGAAACACGTTTCCACTTTCCAGGGCAGTTTCAGCCAACCTTTGAGCCATTATGTTTCTGGGAAAAGAAGCAAACGAGGTTGCTTTCActtgaattatatttaacaCTTCTCCAATGAACCAAGGGAATGTGAAATTGAACCTACTGATGATGTTTATTGTTTAACCCCACAACTGAGTAATAAGCAATTCTtcattaaagatgaaaattcaatttataaataatgtttgGTCTGCTCTTCTTCGAACAAAAAGAGGATTTCCTAATAAAAATTGAGACGAGATAGAATGACTAAAATCCCTACAATCGAGGATGGGACAACGATGGAGATAAATATATCTCTGACTTATCTACTTATctgtttatttctttatatatttcttaaactcttagatattaaattatctttaaaagtaTTGAATTATAGCTAATATGTCATGttactaataaatattttattatgttttttaatggGGATGGAAAAGTATGGGGAATTTTCTCTGTAAAGATGAGGAGGAGACGAAGAGAGAAATTGCCCCCACGGTGAGAGGTCTTGGATTTCTTGCCATCCCCGTACTGAAGATGAGGCAAGAATGGAAAAAGGTTTCCCATACAAAAAACGAAAATAGAGATTAAGGTATTCGCCTCCTACCCGACCCTTTATGATCTCTGTTCTTCATATAGAAATTGCAATGTTAAATGATAATCACactaaataatttatacataatccTGTGTTCACTTTTATTTAACAAAGAAAAGAGAATCTACAATGAACAGCAAGAATTTATGCCAACTCATTTGaggtttaaattatttataaatttgagagAGTAGGTATATGactgaaattaattttatcgCTGAACATAGAATATGTGTCTGATGCTCAAAATTTAGCAAATGAGACAAATATTTAACAGATTATTCCCACAACTACTGCCAACGATGAGCTGTTGATTAATTCGTTGGAAGAAATTTTCATATCATTCAAAAGATTATAATAGAGTCCTAATCTAACAATTATCAGATCAGCTTTGCTAGTGTTAGTTGCTTTCACAACTAGTTTATCTAGGAAGATTCTTTTCTAGAAAAATGAAGTTAAACTTGTAATTATTGAACACAtggtttttgataaattaatgtGATTCaaccttattttttaatgtatttttcttattaatctTTCTTGTTATTTATTGATTCAGATCAATTGTGCGTTGTTATCATGTTAGTTGATGCTTTGTAGATGTTAAAATTAgagttgaattcgaattgagttaagTTCAAACTAGTCTTAAAGCTGTGCAAGCTTGACTTGCTTGAAAGGCGTCGAGCTCTAATCAAGCTAAAAGGCTTAGTTCGATATTGTAAACAAGCAAAAAAATGACTAATACGATATTGTTCTAACACGTATTTgttaaaacgacgttattttaattgatttgtttcGAAATTTTTCAGGTTCATAACTTCAATAAATAGAACACTCCTAAAGCTCGAGTTCATTTGAGTTAAGCTTCATATAGATTTATTCAAGTCaagcttaaattcaaatttaaataaacttggTTCAAATCTCGCCCTAATAAATGTCTTTAAAATCGCTTTGGAGGTTGGAGGAAACAAAAATTCCTATATGCTCCACACATATATTCAAGCTTCaaccttcttttttttaatgtccCAAGCATAATTGTAATTAAACATGTTCActtctataataaaattgattctGAGCTCTGCATGGTATTAGTTTTATGTATTGATATTACGGTAAGAATCAAAGATttgaagaggagaagaagaagaagaaattaatggTATATTTTACTTCAAATAAAATG from Mangifera indica cultivar Alphonso chromosome 16, CATAS_Mindica_2.1, whole genome shotgun sequence includes the following:
- the LOC123198757 gene encoding probable galacturonosyltransferase-like 1, whose protein sequence is MPNQIPPTPPPYHHLFLLLILLLLSFTATNVIATTTQKFKEAPQFYNSPNCPSILELDNINGDCHITCSPQAVHVAMTLDAVYLRGSMAAIFSVLQHSSCPQNILFHFISSSASRNHLHDTISHSFPYLKFQIYHFDGTAVAGLISTSIRSALDCPLNYARNYLASLLPPCLKKVVYLDSDLVLVDDIAKLAATPLGNQAVLAAPEHCNANFTSYFTPSFWSNPTLSYTFAGRNACYFNTGVMVIDLERWREGEYTRKLTEWMELQKRMRIYELGSLPPFLLVFAGNIAPVDHRWNQHGLGGDNYIGLCRDLHPGPVSLLHWSGKGKPWMRLDANRPCPLDALWTPYDLLQTPFSLES